The Diadema setosum chromosome 12, eeDiaSeto1, whole genome shotgun sequence genome has a segment encoding these proteins:
- the LOC140235771 gene encoding O-methyltransferase MdmC-like codes for MSSRNPNISVTPLDFAVESLEQLKREAVALDSLPESMHTLLDRSCKLVSGLRRYPVEMSTGISKAAQKQLLLLKCFWIISGCTLKMFIRMCGAKRVLEVGCFTGFSALNMAEVLPSDGVLVTIEKEEVFARFAREFFDTTDVKDKIEIRTGDAIKELEAAGERGEQYDFIFVDAAKVEYKDYLKIILDYKLLAQKGNLLFDNTIFKGSTFIDNFWLEKSIPLGRAIHAFNVMVENDPRIEEVVLPVRDGLTIIRWAGE; via the exons ATGTCGAGCAGAAACCCTAATATCTCAG TCACGCCCTTGGACTTCGCGGTGGAGTCCTTGGAGCAACTGAAACGCGAGGCTGTCGCTTTGGACTCTCTGCCCGAATCTATGCACACGCTCCTCGATCGGTCGTGTAAGCTTGTTAGCGGCCTCCGACGGTATCCTGTCGAAATGAGCACTGGTATCAGTAAAGCCGCACAG AAACAGCTGCTACTCCTGAAATGTTTTTGGATTATTTCAGGGTGCACTCTGAAGATGTTCATCCGGATGTGCGGTGCAAAGAGAGTTCTGGAAGTTGGATGCTTCACAGGCTTTTCAGCCCTCAACATGGCGGAGGTGTTACCAAGTGACGGGGTTTTGGTGACCATCGAAAAAGAGGAGGTCTTCGCTCGATTCGCTAGAGAATTCTTTGACACCACTGATGTGAAGGACAAAATAGAGATTCGAACTG GTGATGCAATCAAAGAATTGGAAGCTGCCGGTGAAAGAGGGGAACAGTACGATTTCATTTTCGTTGATGCAGCCAAGGTTGAGTACAAGGACTATTTGAAG ATCATTCTTGACTACAAACTGTTGGCACAGAAGGGAAACCTTCTCTTCGACAATACCATATTCAAGGGTTCGACATTCATAGACAATTTCTGGCTGGAAAAATCCATTCCATTGGGGCGGGCTATTCACGCCTTCAACGTGATGGTGGAGAACGATCCGAGGATTGAAGAG GTTGTCCTACCTGTGAGGGATGGTCTAACGATCATTCGATGGGCCGGTGAATAA